The genomic stretch TGGCCTTCATATCGTATTGGGTGATTATTTCATCCCGGTCGCCTTTCATCAGGGGAACATATTCCGTAAGGGGGGCATCAGAGATAACCACACCGGCGGCATGGGTGGAAGAGTGACGGGGAAGACCCTCTAGGACCCGGGCGATGGACAGGAGCTCGGCCACCCGGGGATCCTTTTCCGCCGCCTCTTTTAATCGAGGCTCCCGAGCGATGGCCTTATCCAGGGTGATTCCCAGCTCTTCGGGGATCATTTTGGCAATTCGATCTACTTCAGGATAGCTCATTCCCAAGGCCCGGCCGACGTCCCTAACCACGGCCCGGGCCTTCATCTGTCCAAAGGTGGCGATCTGGGCTACATAGTCAGCCCCGCCGTATTTCTGGTGGACATACTGGAGGACCTCCCCTCGCCGCCGCATGCAGAAATCTACATCAATGTCCGGAAGGCTCTTGCGCTCCAAGTTCAAAAAACGTTCGAACAAAAGACCGTATCGGAGGGGGTCGATGTTGGTGATGCCCATAGCGTAGGCCACCAGAGAGCCGGCCGCTGATCCCCGCCCTGGTCCCACCGGGATTCCTCTTTTCCGGGCCCAGGAGATAAAGTCGGCCACGATAAGGAAATAGCTGGCAAAGCCCATCTCCTTGATCACCGTGAGCTCAAGCTCTAGTCTCTGCCAGTAGAGGTGCTCGTCATCGGCCAGCCCTGGCCCCCGAGAAAGTTCCCTGAGCCTCCGTTTAAGCCCCTCCCGAGCCTGAATATCGAGCATCTCCTCATAGGTTTTCCCCTCCGGCCTGGGAAACCGCGGGAAATGATGCTGGCCGAGCTTGATCTCCAGATTACAGCGTTCGGCAATCTCTCTGGTGATAGAGACGGCCTCCGGGGCATAAGAGAAGCGCTGAAGCATCTCCTCCGGAGAGGTGAAGTAAAGTTTGTCAGTGGAGAAGCGGAGGCGGTTTTCATCTTGGATGGTCTTGTTGGTCTGGATGCAGAGAAGAACATCGTGAACCCGGGCGTCCTCGGCTCGAAGGTAGTGGCAATCATTGGTGGCTACCAGAGGAAGTCCCAGCTCTTGGGCTATTTCCATAAGCCCCTGATTGGCTATCTTTTGCTCCGGCAGATCGTTTTCCTGGATCTCAAGGTAAAAACGCCCCGGAAAGATACGGGCATATTCTTCAGCTAGCTTTCTGGCCTGTTTGAGGTTCCCCTGAAGGCAAGAGTGAGCCACCTCACCGTGAAGACAGGCTGACAGGGCAATAAGACCTTCATTGTATTCTCGAAGAAGCTCCTTATCTACCCGGGGTTTCCAGTAGAAGCCCTCGAAGTTGGCCAAGGTGATCAGACGAAGGAGGTTCTTGTAGCCCGTTTGGTTCATGCAAAGGAGGACCAGGTGGAATCCGGCCTCGTGGGCTCCTTTGGCCTTACGCTCTCGGCGAGAGCCAGGGGCTACATAGGCCTCACAGCCAATGATGGGCTTTATCCCCGCGGCCACAGCGGCCTCATAGAAGGGAATAGTTCCGAAAAGATTTCCGTGATCTGTCTTGGCGATAGCCTGATAACCGTATTCTTTAGCCTGGGAGAAAAGGGCTGGCAGCCTTATGGCTCCATCAAGAAGAGAAAATTCTGTGTGGAGATGAAGGTGGACAAAATTAGCCATGGTCCCTCCTCCTGGGGTTAGAGGGCTATTTTAACGGACCTGGCCCCGAAGGGGGAGGGGGCTTTAGGATCAATCCTTTTGTTGAGCCTCTTTCTCCTGGCACTCAGGGCAAAGACCGTAGAGAACCACCTGAGCCGAGATAAGTTTATAGCCCTGAAGCTCCTCCTGGGGGATGCTATTCATGGGAGGGGTGGTGAAAATGTCGATGATCTTATGGCACCCGAGACAGATAAGGTGGTTGTGGGGGCTGGTGTCCGGATCAAAACGTTTCTTGGATGGATCAATATGCAACTCTTGGACCAACCCGCGCTCTTTAAGGGCCTCAAGGGTATTGTAAACAGTGGCAAAGGACATGCTTGGAAACTGAGAGCGAACATGGCGATAAATATCTTCGGCCGAGGGGTGACTTTTATTACCCTCTAGGTACTCAAGAATAGCCAGCCTCTGGGGAGTCATCTTGAGACCTAAGCCACGATATTTTTCTATTTTTTCTTGGTTCATGGGGCTCTCCTTAATTAAGTTTTCTACCTTGCTGTCCCTTCTGTTTAGGACTTTCTTTTTTGTGAGAAGGTTTCAATATAAAGTCTTATATCAAATAAAAATCATTCTTACAAGTTTAAAATCAAAAAAATTTGTAACACACCTGATGAAAAAAAGCTAGATTTTAGGCCATCTTAGAAGAAGGAGAGTAAAAAATTTCCTACTATAGGGTACCTCCTTTAGAAAAATAAAGGAAAAGCCCAATAAGTCTTCTTTCTTAAAAGAGATATTTAGGAGTGTAAACACCAAAATAATTGCGGTGGTCAATTAAAGGAGAGAGATTTAACTTTTAGCCGCCAATGGAAAGAGCAGGCCCCAAAGAGATAGACGTTAGACAAATTGCCTCTCTTGAGGGCTTACTTAAGGATCTGATCCAACTCTATCTTCAGGCCTATGAGGAGATGCCTCAGTACGCCTTCCGGGACCCTAAAAGAATAAAGGGATATCTCCGCTGGCTTCTTAAACATTCGGCCGGGGGATTTTGGGTGGCCTTTGTCAACGGGCGTCCTGTTGGTCTTATTGCCGTTCAGCCAGATTGTCGCTTTCAGGGGGAAGAGATCCCCGAGATACATGAGTTTCTGGTGGCCCCGCCGTATCGCCATACCGGGGTAGCTGATTTGCTCCTCAAAGAGGCCCTGAACTTTCTGCGCCGTGGGGGCCATCGTCGGGTGGCCCTCTGGGTAGGAGAGGAGAACGAGAGGGCCAGGGAGTTTTATCGTCGCCACGGTTTTCAGGAGACTGCCAGGCAGGGGGTCTGGCGACGCATGGAGGCCGATTTATCCGGCCAGAAGATCGATTAGACGATCTAAGATCAGGTAAGCCTTTTCTGCTTCTTCTAGCTCCAGATATTCTTCTGGGGTGTGGCAGGGGGCAAGTTCTCCAGGGCCAAAGACAATGGGTTCAAGGCCGGCAGAGTGAAGATGGGCGGCATCGGTCCAGCTAGGCATTCCAGAGAAACGGGCCTCTTCCTTAAGGGCTTGACGATAGGCCTCAGCAAATTGGCGAACGAAGGGGGATTCTTTGTTCAGAGAAAAGGGCTCAGAGATGTCTTTGACTACGTAAGATACCGAGGGGTATCCATCCAGGACTTTCTTGATCTCCTCTATGACCGGGCCTGTTCCCTGGCCGGGGAGAACCCGAAAGTCAATCTCCAGGGTGCAGAGATCCGGAACCCGTAGTTCTCCATCGCCCCCAGAGATACGTTCCACATTCAGCCCTCCGGGGCCCACAAGGGGGTGTTCAGAATAAAGAAAGGGCAGTCTTTTTAGATGGCTGACCAGATCAATGGCCTTGTCAATAGCGTTCTCCCCTTCTAGATGGCAACTACCATGGGCCGACTTGCCACGAATATGGATCTCGAATTCGACCGATCCCCCTTCAGCAATGGCTAATTTAAGCTCTGTAGGTTCAAGGACTACGGCCCAGGGGGGAAGAGGCTCTTTAGATAAAGTGGCTGATCCTTGCCCCTCCCTCTCTTCATCCACGACAAAGGCAAAGGTTACGGGTAAGGGGGCCCCTTGCCGGAGCCTTTCCTCAAGGAGGAGGATCATGATGGCCACTCCGGCTTTGTCGTCACAGACTCCCAGACCTTCCAGACGCCCGTCCCTTATCCGAGGGGGAAATACTCCCAGCCAGTGAGGGACGGTGTCCACGTGGGCGGTGATGAGAAGGCGGTTGTCGGGAGATTCGTTGGCCAGAAGGTTGTAGAAACGGTCTGGTACCATCTGGCGTCGCAGGGGAATATTAAGTGGCTTTAGCCGGTTCCAGATGAACTCCAGAATAGCCCCTTCCTGACCACTGGGGCTAGGGATAGAGGCCAAAGTGAAAATGAGGTCTCGAAGCTTTTCTCTCAGGTGGTTCATTTAAGAATTATTCCTTTAATTTTTAGATGGATCGATACCTAAATTGTTTGAATTCTCTTGATCTTAAAGCCCTTGGGGAAAGCCTATTACTTTTTAGGTCATCAGGGGCCCGTCTTTGGCGAATGCCCATCTGGGCCGTTAAATTTCCCCCTTTATCAACTCCCCGGATATCTTCTTGCCAGTGAAGACCTGGCCTTTAATACCCCCAATCCTTCTTAGAAAACATCTTTTTTCAAAAAAAAGATGTTCGATAATCAGACGGCCGAGGGTCAAGTTTGTTTTTAGCGGGAGTATAGTCTGAATGAAGCGGTGATCAAGCCCGTTCCCTGGAAGTTTTTATAACCTCAGCCGATCGATCTGAAAAACCATGATTTTTTAACTTGTAAAATGTTTAGGAGTTTTTAATGATCAATATTAATGAATTATTTATAGAGAAAGAAACTAAATAAGGCTGATTTCAAAAAAGAATGAAAACAATCCTAGAAAATTCCTCAATAAGTGATTAAATAGTTTTAATCATTTTGAGCAATATCTTGGAATTTAAAGTCTCTGGTAAGGAGGTCTTTTGCAGGCTCTAAAATCTCCAGGGCATTCCCTCCTTAATCTTCTTCCTGTTCATTTAGGAGCTATTAATCAAGAAGGAAAGTTTGTCCTTTGGAATCCGGCCTCCGAGAGCGTTTTTGGTTACCGAGCCGAGGAGGTTTTGGGGCGTATGACCCCTTTTGATTTTCATGCCGACCCTGAGGAGGCCAAACTGGTACTTGAGACTACCATGGAGAAAGGCTTCTTCCGGGGGCTGGTGCGTCTGAAGCGCAAAGACGGTTCTATTTTTCCGGCTCATCTTGAGGTTGTAAGGCGGAACGATCAATCTGGGGCCTATCAGGGCATGGTAGCGGTAGCCGTGGATCTTTCTCCATACCTTGAGGGGCAAAGAGCCGTTCAGGAAAGCGAGGAGAAGTACCGCATCGTCTTTGATAATGCCCCTCTGGGGCTTTTTTTCTTTGATAGGGAGGGAAACATCAAAACCTGCAATGATGCCCTGGTGCGTATTATAGGCTCCAGCCGTGAGGAGATCCTAAAACTCAACGTCTTTGAGCTTCCCAACCCCAAGGTGACTGCCGCAGCCAAGAGGGCTCTGTCTGGAGAACGGGCCTCCTATGAGGGAGAATACCTCTCGGTTACCAGTGGAAGACTTATTTTTATTAGGGCCGAGGCCGTGCCTGTCTATTCCCAGGGAGAGGTCATCGGGGCTGTTTCCCTGGTGGAGGACATTACCGAGCGTAAACTCACTGAGGAAAGACTCCGCCAGAGTGAGTCTCGCCTAAGGGCCATCATTGAGGCCCTACCTGATATGATCTTCCGCCTAGACAAAGATGGAGTCTTTCTGGACTTTCACGCCAAAG from Thermosulfuriphilus ammonigenes encodes the following:
- a CDS encoding M20 family metallopeptidase, which encodes MNHLREKLRDLIFTLASIPSPSGQEGAILEFIWNRLKPLNIPLRRQMVPDRFYNLLANESPDNRLLITAHVDTVPHWLGVFPPRIRDGRLEGLGVCDDKAGVAIMILLLEERLRQGAPLPVTFAFVVDEEREGQGSATLSKEPLPPWAVVLEPTELKLAIAEGGSVEFEIHIRGKSAHGSCHLEGENAIDKAIDLVSHLKRLPFLYSEHPLVGPGGLNVERISGGDGELRVPDLCTLEIDFRVLPGQGTGPVIEEIKKVLDGYPSVSYVVKDISEPFSLNKESPFVRQFAEAYRQALKEEARFSGMPSWTDAAHLHSAGLEPIVFGPGELAPCHTPEEYLELEEAEKAYLILDRLIDLLAG
- a CDS encoding GNAT family N-acetyltransferase, which encodes MERAGPKEIDVRQIASLEGLLKDLIQLYLQAYEEMPQYAFRDPKRIKGYLRWLLKHSAGGFWVAFVNGRPVGLIAVQPDCRFQGEEIPEIHEFLVAPPYRHTGVADLLLKEALNFLRRGGHRRVALWVGEENERAREFYRRHGFQETARQGVWRRMEADLSGQKID
- a CDS encoding Fur family transcriptional regulator; amino-acid sequence: MNQEKIEKYRGLGLKMTPQRLAILEYLEGNKSHPSAEDIYRHVRSQFPSMSFATVYNTLEALKERGLVQELHIDPSKKRFDPDTSPHNHLICLGCHKIIDIFTTPPMNSIPQEELQGYKLISAQVVLYGLCPECQEKEAQQKD